One Pseudomonas rhizophila DNA window includes the following coding sequences:
- the sohB gene encoding protease SohB gives MEFFIEYASFLAKTVTLVIAILVVLASFAALRSKGRRKSAGQLQVSKLNDFYKGLRERLEQTLLDKDQLKALRKTEGKAEKAAKKHKDKPAAKPRVFVLDFDGDIKASATESLRHEITALLTLATPKDEVVLRLESGGGMVHSYGLASSQLARIRQAGVPLTVCIDKVAASGGYMMACIGEKIISAPFAILGSIGVVAQLPNVNRLLKKHDIDFEVLTAGEYKRTLTVFGENTEKGREKFQEDLDITHELFKNFVSNYRPQLAIDEVATGEVWLGVAALDKRLVDELKTSDEYLAERAKSAELYHLHYAERKSLQERIGMAASGSVDRVLLSWWSRLTQQRFW, from the coding sequence GTGGAGTTTTTCATCGAATACGCCAGTTTCCTGGCCAAGACCGTGACGCTGGTGATCGCCATCCTGGTGGTGCTGGCCAGTTTTGCTGCCCTGCGCAGCAAGGGCCGGCGCAAGTCTGCCGGCCAGTTGCAGGTGAGCAAACTCAACGACTTCTACAAGGGACTGCGTGAGCGCCTGGAGCAGACGCTGCTGGATAAAGACCAGCTCAAGGCCCTGCGCAAGACCGAAGGCAAGGCTGAAAAGGCCGCCAAGAAACACAAGGACAAGCCGGCGGCCAAGCCTCGGGTATTCGTGCTGGATTTTGACGGTGACATCAAAGCCTCGGCCACCGAGAGCCTTCGTCATGAAATCACCGCATTGCTGACCCTGGCGACCCCGAAGGATGAAGTGGTGTTGCGCCTGGAAAGCGGTGGCGGCATGGTCCACAGCTACGGTCTGGCCTCCTCGCAACTGGCCCGGATCCGTCAGGCCGGCGTGCCGCTGACGGTGTGCATCGACAAGGTCGCGGCCAGTGGCGGCTACATGATGGCGTGCATCGGCGAGAAGATCATCAGCGCGCCTTTTGCCATTCTTGGCTCCATCGGCGTCGTGGCCCAGTTGCCAAACGTCAACCGTCTCCTGAAGAAGCACGACATCGATTTTGAAGTGCTGACGGCCGGTGAATACAAGCGCACGTTGACGGTGTTTGGCGAAAACACCGAGAAGGGTCGGGAGAAGTTCCAGGAAGACCTGGACATCACCCATGAGTTGTTCAAGAACTTCGTGTCCAACTACCGTCCGCAACTGGCCATTGATGAAGTGGCGACTGGCGAAGTCTGGCTGGGCGTCGCAGCATTGGACAAGCGCCTGGTGGACGAGCTGAAAACCAGCGATGAATACCTGGCCGAACGAGCCAAGAGTGCCGAGCTGTACCACTTGCACTACGCCGAGCGCAAAAGTTTGCAGGAGCGTATTGGCATGGCGGCCAGTGGTTCGGTGGACCGGGTGCTGCTCAGTTGGTGGAGCCGCCTGACCCAGCAGCGGTTCTGGTAA
- a CDS encoding SCP2 sterol-binding domain-containing protein translates to MTSVADAVQAMKAKFNPAAAAGLDLVFGFNITDEDKQYALIVKDGTCELQEGENENANCTLIMDSETLKGIVSGDTDGMQAFMGGKLRVEGDMMLSMKLSELFPA, encoded by the coding sequence ATGACCTCCGTAGCCGACGCCGTACAAGCCATGAAAGCCAAGTTCAACCCTGCCGCCGCTGCCGGCCTGGACCTGGTATTTGGTTTCAACATCACCGACGAAGACAAGCAATACGCCCTGATCGTCAAGGATGGCACCTGTGAGCTGCAAGAAGGCGAAAATGAGAACGCCAACTGCACGCTGATCATGGACAGCGAAACCCTCAAGGGCATCGTCAGCGGCGATACCGACGGCATGCAAGCGTTCATGGGCGGCAAGCTGCGCGTCGAAGGCGACATGATGCTGTCGATGAAGCTGTCCGAATTGTTCCCGGCCTGA
- the metH gene encoding methionine synthase, with protein MSDRSARLYLLQQALKERILILDGGMGTMIQSYKLEEQDYRGKRFADWPSDVKGNNDLLVLSRPDVIGAIEKAYLDAGADILETNTFNATQVSQADYGMQGLAYELNLEGARLARKVADAKTLETPDKPRFVAGVLGPTSRTCSLSPDVNNPGYRNVTFDELVENYTEATKGLIEGGADLILIETIFDTLNAKAAIFAVQGVYEELGVELPIMISGTITDASGRTLSGQTTEAFWNSVAHAKPISVGLNCALGASELRPYLEELSNKASTHVSAHPNAGLPNEFGEYDELPVDTAKVIEEFAQSGFLNIVGGCCGTTPAHIEAITKAVAGYAPRQIPEIPRACRLSGLEPFTIDRSSLFVNVGERTNITGSAKFARLIREDNYTEALEVALQQVEAGAQVIDINMDEGMLDSKKAMVTFLNLIAGEPDISRVPIMIDSSKWEVIEAGLKCIQGKGIVNSISMKEGVEQFIHHAKLCKRYGAAVVVMAFDEAGQADTEARKKEICKRSYDILVNEVGFPPEDIIFDPNIFAVATGIEEHNNYAVDFINACAYIRDELPYALTSGGVSNVSFSFRGNNPVREAIHSVFLLYAIRSGLTMGIVNAGQLEIYDQIPVELRDAVEDVILNRTPEGTDALLAIADKYKGDGSVKEAETEEWRGWEVNKRLEHALVKGITTHIVEDTEESRLSFARPIEVIEGPLMAGMNIVGDLFGAGKMFLPQVVKSARVMKQAVAHLIPFIEAEKGDKPEAKGKILMATVKGDVHDIGKNIVGVVLGCNGYDVVDLGVMVPAEKILQVAKEQKCDIIGLSGLITPSLDEMVHVAREMQRQDFHLPLMIGGATTSKAHTAVKIEPKYSNDAVIYVTDASRAVGVATQLLSKELKPAFVEKTRLEYIDVRERTANRSARTERLSYPAAVAKKPQFDWSSYQPVKPTFTGAKVLDNIDLNVLAEYIDWTPFFISWDLAGKYPRILTDEVVGEAATALYADARAMLRKLIDEKLISARAVFGFWPANQVHDDDLEVYGEDGKPLARLHHLRQQIIKTDGKPNFSLADFVAPKDSGVTDYVGGFITTAGIGAEEVAKAYQEAGDDYNSIMVKALADRLAEACAEWLHQQVRKEHWGYAKDESLDNDALIKEQYTGIRPAPGYPACPDHTEKATLFRLLDPEASELKAGRSGVFLTEHYAMFPAAAVSGWYFAHPQAQYFAVGKIDKDQVQSYTARKGQDLSVTERWLAPNLGYDN; from the coding sequence ATGTCCGATCGCAGCGCTCGCCTTTATCTTCTCCAGCAGGCCCTCAAGGAACGCATTCTGATCCTCGACGGCGGCATGGGCACGATGATCCAGAGCTACAAGCTTGAGGAACAGGACTATCGTGGCAAGCGTTTCGCCGACTGGCCGAGCGACGTCAAGGGCAACAATGATTTGTTGGTCCTGAGCCGTCCGGATGTGATCGGCGCCATCGAGAAGGCCTACCTGGATGCCGGTGCCGACATTCTGGAAACCAACACCTTCAACGCCACCCAGGTGTCCCAGGCCGACTACGGCATGCAGGGCCTGGCCTACGAGCTGAACCTGGAAGGCGCGCGCCTGGCCCGCAAGGTCGCCGACGCCAAGACCCTTGAAACACCGGACAAGCCGCGCTTCGTAGCCGGCGTGCTGGGCCCGACCAGCCGCACCTGCTCGCTGTCGCCAGACGTGAACAACCCCGGCTACCGCAACGTGACCTTCGACGAGCTGGTGGAGAATTACACCGAGGCCACCAAGGGCCTGATCGAAGGCGGCGCCGACCTGATCCTCATCGAAACCATTTTCGACACGCTCAATGCCAAGGCAGCGATTTTCGCCGTGCAAGGGGTGTATGAGGAATTAGGCGTCGAACTGCCGATCATGATCTCCGGCACCATCACCGACGCGTCCGGCCGCACCCTGTCCGGCCAGACCACCGAAGCCTTCTGGAACTCCGTCGCCCACGCCAAGCCGATCTCCGTTGGGTTGAACTGCGCCCTCGGTGCCAGCGAACTGCGCCCGTACCTCGAAGAACTGTCGAACAAGGCCAGCACCCACGTATCGGCGCACCCGAACGCCGGTCTGCCCAATGAATTCGGTGAATACGACGAACTGCCGGTGGACACCGCCAAAGTCATCGAAGAGTTTGCCCAAAGCGGCTTCCTGAACATCGTCGGCGGCTGCTGTGGCACCACCCCGGCGCACATCGAAGCCATCACCAAGGCCGTGGCCGGCTACGCACCGCGCCAGATTCCAGAGATCCCGCGGGCTTGCCGCCTGTCGGGCCTGGAACCGTTCACCATCGATCGCAGCTCCTTGTTCGTCAACGTCGGCGAGCGGACCAACATCACCGGTTCGGCCAAGTTCGCCCGCCTTATCCGCGAAGACAACTACACCGAAGCCCTGGAAGTGGCCCTGCAGCAGGTCGAGGCCGGCGCGCAGGTGATCGACATCAACATGGACGAGGGCATGCTCGATTCGAAGAAGGCCATGGTGACCTTCCTCAATCTGATTGCCGGCGAACCGGATATTTCCCGCGTGCCGATCATGATCGACTCCTCCAAGTGGGAAGTGATCGAAGCGGGCCTCAAGTGCATCCAGGGCAAGGGCATCGTCAACTCCATCAGCATGAAGGAAGGCGTCGAGCAGTTCATCCATCACGCCAAGTTGTGCAAACGCTACGGCGCCGCCGTGGTGGTGATGGCCTTCGACGAAGCTGGCCAGGCCGATACCGAAGCGCGCAAGAAGGAAATCTGCAAGCGCTCCTACGACATCCTGGTCAATGAAGTCGGCTTCCCGCCGGAAGACATCATCTTTGACCCGAACATCTTCGCCGTCGCCACCGGTATCGAAGAGCACAACAACTATGCCGTGGATTTCATCAACGCCTGCGCCTACATCCGCGACGAACTGCCTTATGCGCTGACCTCGGGTGGCGTGTCCAACGTGTCCTTCTCGTTCCGGGGCAACAACCCGGTGCGCGAGGCGATTCATTCGGTGTTCCTGCTCTATGCAATCCGCTCGGGCCTGACCATGGGCATCGTCAACGCCGGCCAACTGGAGATCTACGACCAGATCCCGGTGGAACTGCGCGACGCGGTGGAAGACGTGATCCTCAACCGCACGCCTGAAGGCACCGACGCCCTGCTCGCCATCGCCGACAAGTACAAGGGCGACGGCAGCGTCAAGGAAGCGGAAACCGAAGAGTGGCGTGGCTGGGAAGTGAACAAGCGCCTGGAACACGCGCTGGTCAAGGGCATCACCACGCACATCGTCGAAGACACCGAGGAATCGCGGCTGTCGTTCGCCCGGCCGATCGAAGTCATCGAAGGCCCGTTGATGGCCGGCATGAACATCGTCGGCGACCTGTTCGGCGCCGGCAAAATGTTCCTGCCCCAAGTGGTGAAGTCCGCCCGGGTGATGAAGCAGGCCGTGGCCCACCTGATTCCATTCATCGAGGCGGAAAAAGGCGACAAGCCAGAAGCCAAGGGCAAGATTCTCATGGCCACGGTCAAGGGCGACGTCCACGACATCGGCAAGAATATCGTCGGCGTGGTGCTCGGTTGCAACGGCTATGACGTGGTCGACCTGGGCGTGATGGTGCCGGCAGAGAAGATCCTGCAGGTGGCCAAGGAGCAGAAGTGCGACATCATCGGGCTGTCCGGCCTGATCACTCCGTCCCTGGACGAGATGGTGCATGTGGCCCGCGAGATGCAGCGCCAGGATTTCCACCTGCCCCTGATGATCGGTGGCGCCACGACCTCCAAGGCCCACACGGCAGTGAAAATCGAACCCAAGTACAGCAACGACGCGGTGATCTACGTCACCGACGCCTCGCGCGCCGTGGGCGTGGCCACCCAGTTGCTGTCCAAGGAACTCAAGCCGGCATTCGTCGAGAAAACCCGCCTGGAGTACATCGACGTTCGCGAGCGCACCGCCAACCGCAGCGCCCGTACCGAACGCCTGAGCTACCCGGCCGCCGTGGCGAAAAAACCGCAGTTCGACTGGAGCAGCTACCAGCCGGTCAAGCCGACCTTTACCGGCGCCAAGGTGCTGGACAACATTGACCTCAACGTCCTGGCCGAATACATCGACTGGACACCGTTCTTCATTTCCTGGGACCTGGCCGGCAAGTACCCGCGCATCCTCACCGACGAAGTGGTCGGGGAAGCGGCTACTGCCCTGTACGCCGATGCCCGGGCGATGCTGCGCAAGCTCATCGACGAGAAACTCATCAGCGCCCGCGCCGTGTTCGGCTTCTGGCCGGCCAACCAGGTGCATGACGACGATCTGGAAGTCTATGGCGAGGATGGCAAGCCACTGGCCCGCCTGCATCACCTGCGCCAGCAGATCATCAAGACCGATGGCAAGCCGAACTTCTCCCTGGCCGACTTCGTCGCGCCCAAGGACAGCGGTGTGACCGACTACGTGGGCGGCTTCATCACCACCGCCGGCATCGGCGCCGAAGAAGTCGCCAAGGCCTACCAGGAAGCCGGCGACGACTACAACTCGATCATGGTCAAGGCCCTGGCCGACCGCTTGGCCGAGGCCTGCGCCGAATGGCTGCACCAGCAGGTGCGCAAGGAACATTGGGGTTACGCCAAGGACGAAAGCCTGGACAACGACGCCCTGATCAAGGAGCAATACACCGGCATCCGCCCTGCCCCCGGTTACCCGGCCTGCCCGGATCACACCGAAAAGGCCACCTTGTTCCGCCTGCTCGACCCCGAGGCCAGCGAACTGAAGGCTGGACGCAGCGGCGTATTCCTCACCGAGCATTACGCCATGTTCCCGGCGGCAGCCGTCAGCGGCTGGTATTTCGCCCATCCCCAGGCGCAATACTTCGCCGTGGGCAAGATCGACAAGGATCAGGTCCAGAGCTATACCGCGCGCAAAGGCCAGGACTTGAGCGTGACTGAGCGCTGGTTGGCGCCGAATTTGGGTTACGACAACTAA
- a CDS encoding histidine phosphatase family protein — MGSIYLIRHGQASFGADDYDVLSPNGVRQAQVLGSHLAELGVVFDRCLSGDLRRQQDTATGALGQMSAAGLPVPGLEIDSAFNEFDADAVIRALLPDMLPQEPEALYILRNAAQNRAEFQRIFALIIERWLSGQYDPPELESWLGFVERVQTGLQRILEQADNSQKIAVFTSGGTITALLHLITQMPARQAFELNWQIVNTSLNHLKFRGREVALASFNSHAHLQLLKAPDLITFR; from the coding sequence GTGGGCAGTATCTATCTGATTCGACATGGCCAGGCCTCCTTTGGTGCGGACGACTACGATGTCCTTTCGCCAAACGGTGTACGCCAGGCGCAAGTGCTGGGCAGCCACCTGGCCGAACTGGGTGTCGTGTTCGATCGCTGCCTCTCGGGCGACCTGCGTCGCCAGCAGGATACCGCCACCGGTGCGCTGGGCCAGATGTCCGCCGCCGGGCTGCCGGTTCCCGGGCTGGAGATCGATTCGGCGTTCAATGAGTTCGATGCCGACGCGGTGATCCGCGCCCTGCTGCCGGACATGCTGCCCCAGGAACCCGAAGCCCTGTACATTCTGCGCAATGCCGCACAGAACCGCGCCGAGTTCCAGCGCATCTTCGCGTTGATCATCGAGCGCTGGCTCAGCGGCCAGTACGACCCGCCCGAACTGGAAAGCTGGCTGGGTTTCGTCGAACGCGTGCAGACCGGCCTGCAGCGCATTCTGGAGCAAGCCGACAATTCCCAGAAAATCGCCGTGTTCACTTCCGGCGGGACCATCACCGCCCTGCTCCACCTGATCACCCAGATGCCTGCGCGGCAGGCCTTCGAACTGAACTGGCAAATCGTCAACACCTCGCTCAACCACCTGAAATTCAGGGGCCGCGAGGTGGCCCTGGCTTCCTTCAACAGTCATGCCCACCTGCAACTGCTGAAGGCCCCGGACCTCATCACCTTTCGCTGA
- a CDS encoding DUF934 domain-containing protein, translating into MQRIIKNDEVIDETWHLLPKDATLDGISNCDDLIVPLALWRDHAHALKARDGGLGVWLDADEEAEEIGDDANQFQVIALNFPAFTDGRSYSNARLLRERYGFKGELRAIGDVLRDQLFYMRRCGFDAFALRADKDPFEALESLKDFSVTYQAATDEPLPLFRRR; encoded by the coding sequence ATGCAGCGAATAATTAAGAACGACGAGGTTATCGACGAAACCTGGCACCTGCTGCCCAAGGACGCGACCCTCGATGGTATTTCCAACTGCGACGACCTGATCGTGCCCCTGGCCCTGTGGCGCGATCATGCTCACGCCCTCAAGGCCCGCGATGGCGGCCTGGGTGTGTGGCTGGACGCCGACGAAGAGGCGGAGGAAATCGGTGATGACGCCAATCAGTTCCAGGTCATCGCCCTGAACTTCCCGGCCTTCACCGACGGTCGCAGCTACTCCAACGCTCGCCTGCTGCGTGAGCGTTATGGCTTCAAGGGCGAATTGCGGGCGATTGGCGATGTGCTGCGCGACCAACTGTTCTACATGCGCCGTTGCGGTTTCGACGCCTTTGCCTTGCGCGCCGACAAGGACCCCTTTGAAGCCCTCGAAAGCCTCAAGGATTTCTCGGTGACCTACCAGGCTGCCACTGACGAACCGTTGCCGTTGTTTCGTCGTCGCTGA
- a CDS encoding nitrite/sulfite reductase has protein sequence MYVYDEYDQRIIEDRVKQFRDQTRRYLAGELSEEEFRPLRLQNGLYIQRFAPMLRVAVPYGQLTSRQVRMLAKIARDYDKGYAHISTRQNVQYNWPALEDVPQILAELATVQMHAIQTSGNCLRNVTTDQFAGVAADELIDPRPWCEIVRQWTTFHPEFAYLPRKFKIAINGSTSDRAAIEVHDIGLETVYNAAGELGFRVLVGGGLGRTPVVGAFINEFLPWQDLLSYLDAILRVYNRYGRRDNKYKARIKILVKALTPEVFAEKVEAEMAHLRGGQTTLTEAEVHRVAKHFVDPDYKALSNQDAELAALDKEHPGFARWRTRNTLAHKKPGYVAVTLSLKPTGVAPGDITDKQLDAVADLAERYSFGQLRTSHEQNIILADVEQSQLFTLWGELREQGFATPNIGLLTDIICCPGGDFCSLANAKSIPIAESIQRRFDDLDYLFDIGELDLNISGCMNACGHHHVGHIGILGVDKKGEEFYQVSLGGSGSRDASLGKILGPSFAQDDMPDVIEKLIDVYIEQRTEDERFIDTYQRIGIDLFKERVYAANN, from the coding sequence ATGTACGTATATGACGAGTACGATCAGCGGATCATCGAGGACCGCGTCAAGCAGTTCCGTGATCAGACCCGACGCTATCTGGCAGGCGAGCTGAGCGAAGAAGAATTCCGCCCTCTGCGTTTGCAGAATGGCCTGTATATCCAGCGCTTCGCCCCGATGCTGCGCGTAGCGGTGCCCTATGGCCAACTGACCTCGCGTCAGGTGCGCATGCTGGCCAAGATTGCCCGCGACTACGACAAAGGCTATGCCCACATCAGTACCCGCCAGAACGTCCAGTACAACTGGCCGGCCCTGGAAGATGTGCCCCAGATCCTGGCTGAACTGGCCACCGTGCAGATGCACGCGATCCAGACCAGCGGCAACTGCCTGCGCAACGTCACCACCGACCAGTTCGCCGGTGTCGCGGCCGATGAGTTGATCGACCCGCGCCCCTGGTGCGAGATCGTTCGCCAGTGGACCACCTTCCACCCGGAATTCGCCTACCTGCCGCGCAAGTTCAAGATCGCCATCAATGGCTCGACCTCGGACCGTGCGGCCATTGAAGTCCACGACATCGGCCTGGAGACGGTCTACAACGCCGCGGGCGAGCTGGGCTTCCGTGTGCTGGTGGGCGGCGGCCTGGGCCGTACGCCGGTGGTCGGCGCGTTCATCAACGAGTTCTTGCCATGGCAGGACCTGCTGAGCTACCTCGACGCCATCCTGCGGGTGTACAACCGCTACGGCCGTCGTGACAACAAGTACAAGGCGCGGATCAAGATCCTGGTCAAGGCCCTTACGCCAGAAGTGTTCGCCGAAAAGGTCGAGGCCGAAATGGCTCACCTGCGCGGCGGCCAGACCACCCTGACCGAAGCCGAAGTCCATCGCGTAGCCAAGCATTTCGTCGACCCGGACTACAAGGCCCTGAGCAACCAGGACGCCGAGCTGGCCGCGCTCGACAAAGAACATCCGGGCTTCGCCCGCTGGCGCACCCGCAACACCCTGGCCCACAAGAAGCCGGGCTACGTCGCGGTGACCCTGTCCCTGAAGCCGACCGGCGTCGCGCCGGGCGACATCACCGACAAGCAGCTGGACGCCGTGGCCGATCTGGCTGAGCGCTACAGCTTCGGTCAACTGCGCACCTCCCACGAACAGAACATCATCCTGGCGGACGTTGAACAGAGCCAGTTGTTCACCCTGTGGGGCGAGTTGCGCGAGCAAGGGTTCGCCACGCCGAACATCGGCCTGCTGACCGACATAATCTGCTGCCCGGGCGGCGATTTCTGCTCCCTGGCCAACGCCAAGTCGATCCCTATCGCCGAGTCGATCCAGCGTCGTTTCGACGACCTGGACTACCTGTTCGACATCGGCGAGCTGGACCTGAACATTTCCGGTTGCATGAACGCCTGTGGTCACCACCACGTCGGCCACATCGGCATCCTGGGCGTGGACAAGAAAGGCGAGGAGTTCTACCAGGTCTCCCTGGGCGGCAGCGGTAGCCGCGACGCCAGCCTGGGCAAGATCCTCGGCCCATCGTTTGCCCAGGACGACATGCCTGACGTGATCGAGAAGCTGATCGACGTTTACATCGAACAACGTACCGAAGACGAGCGTTTCATCGACACTTATCAACGTATCGGCATCGACCTCTTCAAGGAACGCGTCTATGCAGCGAATAATTAA
- a CDS encoding LysR family transcriptional regulator, which yields MDIDLARTFLEIVRHGSLAAAADKLHVTQTAITARVQKLESQLGCVLFVRNRAGARLTADGETFVVYANQLVQTWEAARRDLPLPEGFRNVLHLGGEVSLCNPLMLAWAEELRHKIPGHALRMDIRDGEKLLQQLELGLLDAAVVYQPEYWPRLQVEQLLEEKLILVRLATRPEPYVYIDWSADFRRQHDTALPDKAKAAVTFNLGPLALQYILENGGSGYFRTRVVQSYLDSGILERVPKAPEFNYPTYLVYSRDRDSAALQQAFEVLRQIVTTGSDWSQRWDPLT from the coding sequence ATGGACATCGACCTCGCCCGCACCTTTCTGGAAATCGTCCGCCACGGCAGCCTCGCCGCCGCGGCCGACAAGCTGCACGTCACCCAGACGGCTATCACGGCGCGAGTCCAGAAGCTTGAAAGCCAGCTTGGCTGCGTGCTGTTTGTGCGCAACCGTGCCGGCGCGCGCCTGACTGCCGACGGTGAAACGTTCGTGGTGTATGCCAATCAACTGGTGCAGACCTGGGAAGCGGCCCGCCGAGACCTGCCCTTGCCCGAAGGCTTTCGCAACGTTTTGCACCTCGGTGGCGAGGTCAGTCTATGCAACCCCTTGATGCTCGCCTGGGCCGAGGAACTGCGCCATAAAATCCCCGGCCATGCCCTGCGCATGGACATCCGCGATGGCGAAAAACTGCTGCAACAACTGGAACTGGGCCTGCTGGATGCCGCCGTGGTGTATCAGCCCGAATACTGGCCGAGGCTGCAAGTGGAACAGTTGCTGGAAGAGAAACTGATCCTGGTGCGCCTGGCGACCCGTCCAGAGCCCTACGTGTACATCGACTGGAGTGCCGACTTCCGTCGTCAGCACGACACTGCGCTGCCGGACAAGGCCAAGGCGGCTGTGACCTTCAACCTCGGCCCCCTGGCCCTGCAGTACATCCTGGAGAACGGCGGCAGCGGCTACTTCCGGACCCGAGTGGTGCAAAGCTACCTGGACAGCGGCATCCTGGAGCGGGTGCCCAAGGCGCCGGAATTCAACTACCCGACTTACCTCGTGTACTCCAGGGATCGGGATTCGGCGGCGTTGCAGCAAGCGTTCGAAGTGCTGCGCCAGATCGTCACGACCGGCAGCGACTGGTCCCAGCGCTGGGACCCGCTGACCTGA
- a CDS encoding DUF2970 domain-containing protein: protein MDDPIDNKPPTLWQMVHSVLAAAFGVQSGKNRARDFTHGKPSHFVVLGIAFTVIFALTLFGIVKLVVHLAGL from the coding sequence ATGGACGATCCGATCGACAACAAGCCGCCGACCCTGTGGCAGATGGTGCACAGTGTGCTGGCTGCCGCCTTCGGCGTGCAGAGCGGCAAGAATCGCGCCCGTGACTTCACCCACGGCAAGCCGAGTCACTTCGTGGTATTGGGCATCGCCTTCACGGTGATCTTCGCCCTGACACTGTTTGGCATCGTCAAGCTGGTGGTGCATCTGGCGGGGTTGTAA
- a CDS encoding DUF4142 domain-containing protein — MDGFNLRQLGLAVALSTSMGMAWAATSSDFVDNAAAGGIAEIETSKLALEKSSSADVKEFANMMISDHTKANEELISLAKKHDIEVPDETTLVKKAKAKILDMREESFDAAYANNQVMAHEETIALFKKEAETVTDDKKPGNTELKAFAQKMLPDLEKHLEMAKKLQAAHPSK; from the coding sequence ATGGACGGATTCAACCTGCGTCAACTCGGCCTGGCAGTTGCCTTGAGCACCAGTATGGGAATGGCTTGGGCCGCGACTTCCAGCGACTTCGTCGACAACGCGGCGGCCGGTGGTATCGCGGAAATCGAAACCAGCAAACTGGCCCTGGAAAAAAGCAGTTCGGCGGACGTCAAGGAATTCGCCAACATGATGATTTCCGACCACACCAAAGCTAACGAGGAGTTGATCTCGCTGGCGAAAAAACACGATATCGAAGTGCCGGACGAAACCACGCTGGTGAAAAAGGCCAAGGCCAAGATTCTCGATATGCGCGAGGAATCGTTTGATGCGGCCTACGCCAACAACCAGGTGATGGCCCACGAAGAAACCATTGCCCTGTTCAAGAAAGAAGCCGAGACCGTCACTGACGACAAGAAGCCCGGCAACACCGAGCTGAAGGCGTTCGCGCAAAAAATGCTTCCAGACTTGGAAAAACATCTGGAAATGGCCAAGAAACTCCAGGCCGCTCATCCAAGTAAATAG
- a CDS encoding YdcH family protein — protein sequence MPVIHDLCQDLNCTKDDIQQKRSENPRLDSLLLKYSQIDAEVVDAEKPSSAALSDVALKTLKEKRLQVKDEIAQYLQG from the coding sequence ATGCCGGTGATCCACGATTTGTGCCAGGATCTCAACTGCACAAAAGACGACATCCAGCAAAAGCGCAGCGAGAATCCCAGGCTCGACTCGTTACTTCTCAAGTATTCCCAAATAGATGCCGAAGTGGTCGACGCCGAGAAACCGTCCTCCGCGGCACTGTCCGATGTTGCCCTGAAGACGCTCAAGGAGAAACGTTTGCAGGTCAAGGACGAGATCGCGCAGTACTTGCAGGGATAG